A window of Thermodesulfobacteriota bacterium contains these coding sequences:
- a CDS encoding DUF2103 domain-containing protein encodes MRHRKHKIKRQHSMIKGLKDFLEGKISSLDFVEGIIPGEIKVGSATGENLVVKYKYSTVSGAKLIARSGSSIQEVFVITRFPERLREVIETSGERPE; translated from the coding sequence GTGAGACACCGTAAGCATAAAATAAAGCGCCAGCATAGCATGATAAAGGGATTGAAGGACTTTCTCGAGGGAAAGATCTCATCACTCGACTTCGTCGAAGGCATCATACCCGGAGAAATAAAGGTGGGCAGCGCCACCGGAGAGAACCTGGTCGTAAAATACAAGTACAGCACGGTGAGCGGCGCTAAGTTAATTGCCAGAAGCGGCTCCTCAATTCAGGAGGTGTTTGTCATAACCAGGTTTCCGGAGAGACTACGAGAGGTGATTGAAACCTCAGGTGAGCGGCCAGAATAA